One Pseudodesulfovibrio cashew DNA window includes the following coding sequences:
- a CDS encoding response regulator gives MTARPRILFVDDEPNILAALKRMLRSKRDEWEMVFVESGLEALEKLKDGIFDVVISDIRMPGMDGAELLNRVKESYPKMIRIALSGQVDLNEVIHSIRAVHQYITKPCNAEYLIDKIEGALHSRRVLTDVNLLRLVTEIDALPVVPQVFLEIEKELAKEEPDINRIAEHIAKDVGLVAEIIKLVNSPYFGLPAHVDSLHKAITLLGLETIKALVLSSHLFSMYDSKPLPKFSLNKLWAHCFRVSNIAYLIAECDGVDRETLLQCRMAGILHDIGKLILCTFFPERYGQVLETMAEGGGPICTVEERIYGTTHAEVGAYLMGLWGISGNVVHAIGFHHDYDQMDKSATMYLSVANVIDHHCVVLNEDYVRIKLNASLAPLVRDRERMERWMRYLGEHWSELAAFRPLDADIVTELADGE, from the coding sequence ATGACCGCAAGGCCCCGTATCCTTTTCGTCGATGACGAACCCAACATACTGGCCGCGCTCAAGAGAATGCTCCGTTCCAAGCGCGATGAATGGGAAATGGTTTTTGTCGAGTCCGGGCTCGAAGCGTTGGAAAAGCTGAAGGACGGCATCTTCGACGTGGTGATTTCGGATATCAGAATGCCTGGCATGGACGGCGCGGAGTTGCTGAACAGGGTCAAGGAATCGTATCCGAAAATGATTCGAATCGCGTTGTCCGGCCAAGTGGACCTGAACGAGGTTATTCACAGCATCAGGGCAGTGCACCAGTACATCACCAAGCCCTGCAACGCCGAATACCTTATCGACAAGATCGAGGGGGCGCTTCATTCCAGGCGGGTCCTCACCGATGTGAATCTGCTCCGGCTGGTGACCGAGATTGACGCCCTGCCCGTGGTGCCGCAGGTCTTTCTTGAAATCGAGAAGGAGTTGGCCAAGGAGGAGCCCGACATCAACCGTATTGCGGAGCACATCGCCAAGGACGTCGGGCTGGTGGCCGAGATCATCAAGCTGGTCAACTCCCCCTACTTCGGGCTCCCGGCGCATGTGGATTCCCTGCATAAGGCCATCACTCTGCTCGGTCTGGAGACCATCAAGGCCCTGGTTCTCTCCTCGCACCTCTTCTCCATGTACGACTCCAAGCCCTTGCCGAAGTTCTCGCTGAACAAGCTGTGGGCGCACTGCTTCCGGGTCTCCAACATCGCCTACCTCATCGCCGAGTGCGACGGCGTGGACCGGGAAACACTGTTGCAGTGCCGCATGGCCGGTATCCTACACGACATCGGTAAGCTGATCCTGTGCACCTTCTTCCCTGAGCGGTACGGCCAGGTCCTCGAGACCATGGCGGAGGGCGGGGGCCCCATCTGTACGGTGGAAGAGCGGATTTACGGGACCACCCACGCCGAAGTGGGGGCATACCTCATGGGGCTCTGGGGCATCTCCGGAAACGTGGTGCATGCCATCGGCTTCCATCACGACTACGACCAGATGGACAAAAGCGCGACCATGTATCTGTCCGTGGCCAACGTCATCGACCACCATTGTGTGGTTCTCAACGAAGACTACGTGCGGATCAAGCTCAACGCGAGCCTGGCCCCCCTGGTCCGGGATAGGGAGAGGATGGAGCGGTGGATGCGCTACCTGGGCGAACACTGGTCCGAGTTGGCGGCGTTCAGGCCTCTGGACGCCGATATCGTCACCGAATTGGCCGACGGGGAGTGA
- a CDS encoding TOBE domain-containing protein, translating to MKETRTSDKVCPREFFNVSEHVSYLEPHQMQELDEAFGKWKDSAKRADSVLGRARMWLIFKLLRYTGARLGEILALDDTTCFDQVDLLVRLGGEDRERMVPIPEEAFSLIMKTLDGPLGAGLRGTFFQVDPGYFRRICYARGKECGLSKDQVCPKAIRNTRAVEMLRNGVPITIVRDVLGQSSLDLTANFQQFSQGDMRSIVRTAHQSMRKRTSARNSFVGHVTGVVADDVMAEVMLETRTGIRLSSVITANSLHKLRIKEGSPVIATVKAPLVNVLVGGKGLTGSARNRLSASVLRVTESPVIAEVLGRLPDGSEVCALISGQSAEELALQPGDEVEFWFKAMSVVLNTVQL from the coding sequence ATGAAAGAGACCAGGACTTCCGATAAGGTCTGCCCCCGCGAGTTCTTCAACGTCTCGGAGCACGTCAGCTATCTGGAGCCCCATCAGATGCAAGAGCTCGACGAGGCCTTCGGGAAATGGAAGGACTCTGCCAAGCGCGCCGACAGCGTTCTCGGGCGCGCCCGCATGTGGCTGATCTTCAAGCTGCTCCGATACACCGGAGCGCGGCTTGGGGAGATATTGGCCCTGGACGACACGACCTGCTTCGACCAGGTCGACCTGCTGGTCCGCCTCGGCGGCGAGGACCGGGAGCGAATGGTCCCCATCCCCGAGGAAGCCTTTTCCCTGATCATGAAAACCCTGGACGGCCCCCTGGGTGCAGGCCTGCGGGGTACCTTCTTCCAGGTGGACCCCGGCTATTTCCGGCGCATCTGCTACGCCAGGGGCAAGGAGTGCGGTCTGTCCAAGGATCAGGTCTGCCCCAAGGCCATCCGCAACACCAGGGCCGTGGAGATGCTGCGCAACGGCGTGCCCATCACCATCGTGCGGGACGTGCTGGGGCAATCCTCTCTCGACCTGACCGCCAACTTTCAGCAATTTTCCCAAGGCGACATGCGCTCCATCGTGCGCACCGCGCACCAGTCCATGCGCAAACGGACCAGTGCCCGTAACTCGTTCGTGGGACACGTGACCGGGGTGGTGGCCGATGACGTCATGGCCGAGGTCATGCTCGAAACCAGGACGGGCATCCGGCTCAGCTCCGTAATCACCGCCAACAGCCTGCACAAACTGCGCATCAAGGAAGGCAGTCCCGTCATCGCCACAGTCAAGGCCCCGCTGGTCAACGTGCTCGTCGGCGGCAAAGGACTGACCGGCAGCGCCCGCAACCGGCTCTCGGCCTCCGTCCTCCGCGTGACCGAATCCCCCGTCATCGCGGAAGTCCTCGGCAGGCTCCCGGACGGCAGCGAGGTCTGCGCCCTCATCTCCGGCCAGAGCGCCGAAGAACTCGCGCTGCAACCGGGTGACGAAGTCGAATTCTGGTTCAAGGCCATGTCCGTGGTCCTGAACACCGTCCAGCTCTGA
- the modA gene encoding molybdate ABC transporter substrate-binding protein — MKRAPLFAAVALTLALVIGFAGNALAQELIVSAAASLTDAFSDIEPAFEKAHPGVDVVMNFASSGALYRQIEQGAPADVYASANPKWMKKAVENGFVIKGDDQIFARNSLVLATPADNPAKVTTLADLTGGSVQSIGIGTPETVPAGQYAKGALTAKKLYGTLTPKMIFAESVRQVLDYLSRGEVDCGFVYGTDAVKAGKKVTIIEEIPLEKPVTYPIAALKEATDPALAKAFVAFIRSDEGIALLEARGFKKP; from the coding sequence ATGAAACGCGCTCCCCTCTTTGCGGCCGTCGCGCTCACCCTCGCCCTTGTCATCGGGTTTGCGGGAAACGCACTGGCCCAGGAACTGATCGTCTCGGCGGCAGCCAGCCTCACCGACGCCTTCAGCGACATCGAACCCGCCTTTGAAAAAGCCCACCCCGGCGTTGACGTGGTCATGAACTTCGCTTCCTCCGGCGCACTCTACCGCCAGATCGAGCAGGGCGCCCCCGCCGACGTCTATGCCTCGGCCAACCCCAAGTGGATGAAAAAGGCCGTGGAAAACGGCTTCGTCATCAAGGGTGACGACCAGATCTTTGCCCGCAACTCCCTGGTCCTGGCCACCCCGGCCGACAATCCGGCCAAGGTAACCACCCTGGCCGACCTCACCGGCGGCTCCGTCCAGTCCATCGGCATCGGCACCCCCGAGACCGTTCCCGCCGGCCAGTATGCCAAGGGTGCGTTGACAGCCAAAAAGCTTTACGGAACACTTACCCCCAAGATGATCTTCGCCGAGTCCGTGCGCCAGGTCCTGGACTACCTCTCCCGCGGTGAAGTGGACTGCGGCTTCGTCTACGGCACCGACGCGGTCAAGGCGGGCAAGAAAGTGACCATCATCGAGGAAATTCCTCTCGAGAAGCCGGTCACCTACCCCATCGCCGCACTCAAGGAAGCCACCGACCCGGCACTGGCCAAGGCCTTTGTCGCCTTCATCCGCAGCGACGAGGGTATCGCCCTGCTGGAAGCCCGCGGCTTCAAGAAACCCTAA
- a CDS encoding ABC transporter ATP-binding protein, with translation MQFELDITKRLRSGGEEFLLRSRFSTTDRALVLFGPSGSGKTLTLRAIAGMLKPDEGYIKLNGNVVFDSAKGINVPTRDRNVGYVFQDYALFPHQTVRQNVGFGLKPLFGKLHPADAERVEELIQVFGLASVASKKPVALSGGQQQRTALARALATSPNLLLLDEPFSALDQPLRLRMRDELASALENFNIPLIMVTHDSDEVESFAETIVVYRDGSVTDVHSAREISDSGLSLTETLRKQVALAYQ, from the coding sequence ATGCAATTCGAACTCGACATAACCAAACGGCTGCGTAGCGGAGGGGAGGAGTTTCTCCTCCGCTCGCGCTTTTCCACCACGGACAGGGCCCTGGTCCTGTTCGGCCCCTCCGGCTCGGGCAAGACGCTCACCCTGCGGGCCATCGCGGGGATGCTCAAGCCGGACGAAGGATACATCAAGCTCAACGGCAATGTGGTCTTTGACTCGGCCAAGGGCATCAACGTGCCCACGCGGGACCGCAATGTCGGCTACGTATTCCAGGACTACGCCCTGTTTCCACACCAGACAGTGCGGCAGAATGTGGGATTCGGTCTCAAACCGCTGTTCGGCAAACTGCACCCGGCCGATGCCGAACGCGTGGAGGAACTGATCCAGGTTTTCGGGTTGGCCTCGGTGGCATCCAAGAAGCCGGTCGCCCTTTCGGGAGGCCAGCAGCAGCGCACTGCCCTGGCCCGGGCGCTCGCCACCTCGCCCAACCTGCTCCTGCTCGACGAGCCCTTCAGCGCACTGGACCAGCCTCTGCGCCTGCGCATGCGGGACGAGCTCGCCAGCGCCCTGGAGAACTTCAACATCCCTTTGATCATGGTCACCCATGACTCGGACGAGGTGGAATCCTTTGCCGAAACCATTGTGGTCTACCGGGACGGCAGCGTCACCGACGTCCACTCCGCGCGCGAAATCTCGGATTCCGGGCTCAGCCTCACTGAAACGCTGCGCAAACAGGTCGCCCTGGCCTACCAGTAG
- a CDS encoding HD domain-containing phosphohydrolase — MQAKILLVDDEPNVLSGLRRQLRDKYEISMATDPVEALESLDKKHPFAVVISDYRMPKLNGVEFLQKVREHSPDTTRLMLTGYADLESAISAVNDGNVFRFLTKPCDRETLRKNVEEAVSQFELLTLKKDLLEKTLKGSVELLSEITSMVNPKAGEQINRVRRYVRYLAGKMGVTDLWRYDIATMLSQLGTLILPPGTMDAVFAGEELTPEQEQIFEMHPFIAQNLLSKLPRMSSIGDMIAYQLKGFDGSGTPRDAVKEDQIPLGGRVLRLALDYDLALQTRENPQQAFLSLEHNAEFYDPELLYYLEGMLGVEARYEIRTLPLSELTPGMVLHEEVVSDQGALLLRKSIELDKNKIDRIHLFAGKVGIKPELTVLVPEKGEE, encoded by the coding sequence ATGCAAGCAAAGATCCTTCTTGTAGACGATGAACCCAATGTGCTCTCCGGCCTTCGGCGCCAGTTGCGCGACAAGTACGAGATTTCCATGGCGACCGACCCGGTGGAGGCCCTGGAGAGTCTGGACAAAAAGCATCCCTTTGCCGTGGTCATCTCCGACTACCGGATGCCCAAGCTCAATGGCGTTGAGTTTCTTCAAAAGGTCAGGGAACACTCTCCCGACACCACACGGCTGATGCTGACCGGCTACGCCGATCTGGAGAGCGCGATCAGCGCCGTCAACGACGGAAACGTCTTCCGTTTCCTGACCAAGCCATGCGACCGGGAGACCCTGCGCAAGAACGTGGAGGAGGCCGTGAGCCAGTTCGAGCTGCTCACCCTCAAGAAGGACCTCCTGGAGAAGACCCTCAAGGGCAGCGTCGAATTGCTCAGCGAAATCACCTCCATGGTCAACCCCAAGGCCGGAGAGCAGATCAACCGCGTCCGGCGCTATGTCCGTTACCTGGCCGGGAAGATGGGCGTCACCGACTTGTGGCGCTACGACATTGCCACCATGCTCTCGCAGCTGGGGACGTTGATCCTGCCGCCCGGCACCATGGACGCCGTCTTCGCTGGCGAGGAGTTGACACCCGAGCAGGAACAGATTTTCGAGATGCATCCGTTCATCGCCCAGAATCTGCTGTCCAAGCTGCCCCGCATGTCCTCCATCGGCGACATGATCGCCTACCAGCTCAAGGGATTCGACGGCTCGGGAACGCCCCGGGACGCCGTCAAGGAGGACCAGATCCCCCTGGGGGGCAGGGTCCTGCGTCTCGCCCTGGACTACGACCTGGCCCTGCAGACCCGGGAGAATCCGCAACAGGCCTTTCTCAGCCTCGAGCACAACGCGGAATTCTATGATCCGGAGTTGCTCTACTACCTTGAGGGTATGCTCGGAGTGGAGGCCCGTTACGAGATCCGAACCCTGCCGCTGTCCGAATTGACTCCCGGTATGGTCCTGCACGAAGAGGTCGTGTCCGACCAGGGCGCGTTGCTCCTCAGGAAGAGCATTGAACTGGACAAGAACAAGATTGATCGCATCCATCTGTTCGCCGGCAAGGTCGGCATCAAGCCGGAGCTGACGGTTCTCGTTCCGGAAAAGGGGGAAGAGTGA
- a CDS encoding HAMP domain-containing methyl-accepting chemotaxis protein yields MLNNLRLGVKLGIGFALVLVLTAVVAFIGYSAMLGIQDRVDKADDVNRLVRFILEARVQEKNFMLRKDEKSAAAQAKVLKQLDEQGAQTSAKFADPANKAQMAEVKQSVGQYEQAFGKFKSLEADKNDAMAKMQNNAQTALRQTEALRADQKAEFSALLSSGTASQAELNDKLAKADDANRMIKWFLEARKDEKNLIITHDESHLKKNHENLASILTLMADLKKRFHNKDNLAQLNSAEEALRNYQAEFESFVGSMKAQTQAEAAMVDAARKADEVCRAARADQKQKMLAQMETSNMLNLIMTALALILGSLAAVFLTRAITKPVGMGVRFAEAMSGGDFTRTLDIDQKDEIGNLAAALNNMVHRLRQVVADVGNATDNIASGSEELSSSSEALAEGATEQAASIEEVSSSMEQMASNIGQNAQNAEETDALATKAAKDAKQSGEAVRQTVDAMKSIAEKISIIEEIARQTNLLALNAAIEAARAGEHGKGFAVVAAEVRKLAERSGTAAGEISELSSSSVEVAEKAGAMLESLVPDIEKTATLVQEISAANNEQNAGAAQINKAIDQLDMVIQQNASASEEMASTSEELAGQGQQLQLTMSFFKVEANPVQQHRSVAVTRSAPAALPRAKHHKPTKPAGIDMRMEDDSDEDFERF; encoded by the coding sequence ATGCTTAACAATCTGCGCTTAGGGGTCAAACTAGGTATTGGTTTCGCGCTTGTGCTCGTCCTGACGGCTGTTGTCGCCTTCATCGGCTATAGCGCCATGCTCGGGATTCAGGACCGCGTGGACAAGGCTGACGACGTCAACCGCCTCGTCCGCTTCATCCTGGAGGCAAGGGTTCAGGAAAAGAATTTCATGCTCCGCAAGGACGAGAAGAGCGCCGCGGCACAAGCCAAGGTGCTCAAGCAGCTTGATGAACAGGGCGCACAGACAAGCGCCAAATTTGCCGACCCCGCCAACAAGGCCCAGATGGCCGAGGTGAAACAATCCGTTGGGCAATACGAGCAGGCATTCGGCAAATTCAAATCCCTGGAAGCGGACAAGAATGACGCCATGGCCAAGATGCAAAACAATGCGCAGACCGCACTCCGCCAGACCGAGGCCCTCAGGGCCGACCAGAAAGCGGAGTTCTCGGCACTGCTTTCTTCCGGAACCGCCTCGCAGGCCGAATTGAATGACAAGCTGGCCAAGGCCGATGACGCCAACAGGATGATCAAATGGTTTCTTGAAGCCCGCAAGGATGAAAAGAACCTGATCATCACCCATGACGAGAGCCACCTCAAAAAGAATCATGAGAACCTGGCCTCCATCCTTACCCTCATGGCCGACCTCAAAAAGCGCTTTCACAACAAGGACAACCTGGCTCAACTGAATTCCGCCGAGGAGGCGCTCCGCAACTACCAGGCCGAATTCGAAAGTTTCGTTGGCAGCATGAAGGCCCAGACCCAGGCCGAGGCCGCCATGGTCGACGCCGCCCGCAAGGCCGACGAGGTCTGCCGGGCCGCACGCGCCGACCAGAAGCAGAAGATGCTGGCCCAAATGGAAACGTCCAACATGCTCAACCTGATCATGACCGCCCTGGCCCTGATCCTGGGCTCGCTGGCAGCGGTTTTCCTGACGCGCGCCATCACCAAACCCGTGGGCATGGGCGTCCGGTTCGCCGAGGCCATGTCCGGCGGCGACTTCACCAGGACGCTCGACATCGACCAGAAGGACGAGATCGGCAACCTGGCTGCCGCCCTGAACAACATGGTCCACCGGCTCAGGCAGGTGGTGGCCGACGTGGGCAACGCCACCGACAACATCGCGTCGGGCAGCGAGGAGCTCTCCTCGTCCTCCGAGGCCCTTGCAGAAGGCGCAACCGAACAGGCCGCCTCCATCGAGGAAGTCTCCTCGTCCATGGAGCAGATGGCCTCCAACATCGGCCAGAATGCCCAGAACGCGGAGGAAACGGACGCTCTGGCCACCAAGGCTGCAAAAGACGCCAAGCAAAGCGGCGAGGCCGTCCGCCAGACGGTGGACGCCATGAAGAGCATCGCTGAAAAGATCTCCATCATCGAGGAGATCGCCCGCCAGACCAACCTGCTCGCCCTGAACGCGGCCATCGAAGCCGCGCGCGCCGGGGAGCACGGCAAGGGGTTCGCGGTGGTCGCCGCCGAGGTGCGCAAGCTGGCCGAGCGCTCGGGCACGGCCGCGGGCGAGATCAGCGAACTCTCCTCCTCCAGCGTGGAAGTGGCGGAAAAGGCCGGGGCCATGCTCGAATCCCTGGTGCCGGACATTGAAAAGACCGCCACGCTGGTGCAGGAAATCTCCGCGGCCAACAACGAGCAGAACGCCGGAGCCGCGCAGATCAACAAGGCCATCGACCAGCTCGACATGGTCATCCAGCAGAACGCCTCGGCCTCCGAGGAGATGGCCTCCACCAGCGAGGAACTGGCCGGACAGGGCCAGCAACTGCAACTGACCATGTCCTTCTTCAAGGTGGAGGCAAATCCAGTCCAGCAGCATCGAAGCGTGGCGGTGACCCGGAGCGCACCCGCAGCCCTCCCCAGGGCGAAGCATCACAAGCCGACAAAACCCGCGGGCATCGACATGCGGATGGAAGACGACTCCGATGAGGACTTCGAACGCTTTTAG
- the modB gene encoding molybdate ABC transporter permease subunit — protein MNIVWIDFTNPSFLSPLLLTLKVATLATVWSLILGVAAAYVLARWDFPGRDFVDAVCTLPIVMPPTVLGYYLLVFIGRRGIIGQWLQQTFGVSLMFTWQGATIAATVVAFPLVFKSARAALEGVGKQYENAARTLGQGELSVFLRVSLPLAFRGVLSGGMLAFARAMGEFGATLMVAGNLPGRTQTLSLAVYSAVQAGNDALANTLVLIISIVCVIILMTTSKLLKPQF, from the coding sequence ATGAACATCGTTTGGATCGACTTTACCAACCCCTCTTTCCTCAGCCCTCTGCTCCTGACCCTCAAGGTGGCGACATTGGCCACCGTGTGGTCGCTGATCCTCGGCGTGGCCGCAGCCTATGTCCTGGCGCGCTGGGACTTTCCCGGCAGAGACTTCGTGGACGCGGTCTGCACATTGCCCATCGTGATGCCCCCCACAGTGCTCGGCTACTACCTTCTCGTCTTCATCGGGAGGCGCGGCATCATCGGACAATGGCTCCAGCAGACCTTCGGCGTAAGCCTGATGTTCACATGGCAAGGAGCCACCATCGCGGCCACGGTGGTGGCGTTCCCACTGGTCTTCAAGTCGGCGAGGGCCGCCCTTGAGGGCGTCGGCAAACAATACGAGAACGCCGCCCGCACCCTCGGCCAGGGGGAACTGTCGGTATTTCTACGCGTGTCGCTGCCTCTGGCCTTTCGCGGCGTGCTCTCCGGCGGCATGCTCGCCTTTGCCCGGGCAATGGGAGAGTTCGGCGCCACGCTGATGGTGGCGGGCAACCTCCCGGGTAGAACCCAGACCCTTTCCCTGGCCGTCTACTCAGCGGTCCAGGCAGGCAACGACGCCCTGGCCAACACCCTCGTACTGATCATCAGCATCGTCTGCGTGATTATCCTCATGACAACCAGCAAATTGCTGAAACCTCAATTCTAA